One stretch of Muribaculum intestinale DNA includes these proteins:
- a CDS encoding YaaA family protein has product MLILIAESKKMAACDSSVSGAEYNSHRPVFEKEASMIMDSLRDMNADTLLGKVKISLPMVRRLQQMIYEYPDKSHGDMAINAFTGVVFNAFRYTTLSEEARMAACRRVRIISSLYGWLQPDDIIRQYRFDFTNPLAPEGATLASYWKEAVTSRLLQELADANHTDMLNLLPADAARCIDWKQIAQKARVWRADFREMLPAGATRTPNSNRLKTLRGQLLRQIITENISSPEQLTSLAGDDYIAVGGDTSTGDIIFHTAP; this is encoded by the coding sequence AGCCACCGCCCTGTATTTGAAAAAGAGGCGTCCATGATAATGGACTCGTTGCGCGACATGAATGCCGACACTCTGCTCGGAAAGGTAAAAATCAGTTTGCCAATGGTGAGACGCCTGCAACAGATGATTTATGAATACCCCGACAAATCGCACGGCGACATGGCCATAAATGCATTTACCGGAGTGGTGTTCAATGCATTCCGGTATACAACACTCAGCGAAGAGGCGCGCATGGCCGCTTGCCGGCGGGTAAGAATCATATCATCGCTCTACGGATGGCTGCAGCCCGACGATATAATCCGACAGTACCGTTTTGACTTCACCAATCCGCTGGCTCCCGAGGGCGCAACGCTGGCCTCATACTGGAAAGAGGCCGTGACCTCACGTCTGCTACAGGAACTGGCCGACGCCAACCACACCGACATGCTCAATCTCCTGCCGGCCGACGCAGCGCGCTGTATCGACTGGAAGCAGATAGCGCAGAAAGCCCGGGTATGGAGGGCCGACTTCCGCGAGATGCTGCCTGCCGGAGCCACACGAACACCCAACTCCAACCGACTCAAGACCCTGCGCGGCCAGCTCCTGCGACAGATAATCACCGAAAACATCAGCAGTCCCGAGCAACTTACATCGCTTGCCGGCGATGACTATATCGCAGTGGGAGGCGACACCTCCACAGGCGACATCATATTCCACACCGCTCCATAA